The following proteins are encoded in a genomic region of Aquipuribacter hungaricus:
- a CDS encoding nucleoside deaminase, translated as MDRALVLAERCLDAGDVPVGAVVLAPDGTVVGEGRNRREATGDATAHAEVDALRSAAGALGQGWRLPGATVVVTLEPCVMCTGALVAARAAGTVFGAWDDKAGACGSVWDLARDPLSLHRLEVTGGLRAEESAALLRRFFAGRR; from the coding sequence ATGGACCGGGCGCTGGTGCTCGCGGAACGGTGCCTCGACGCGGGCGACGTGCCCGTGGGGGCCGTCGTCCTCGCCCCCGACGGGACCGTGGTCGGCGAGGGGCGCAACCGGCGCGAGGCCACCGGCGACGCCACCGCGCACGCCGAGGTCGACGCGCTCCGGTCCGCGGCCGGTGCCCTCGGCCAGGGATGGCGGCTGCCCGGCGCGACCGTCGTCGTCACCCTCGAGCCGTGCGTGATGTGCACCGGCGCGCTGGTCGCCGCCCGGGCTGCCGGCACGGTGTTCGGGGCCTGGGACGACAAGGCGGGGGCGTGCGGCTCGGTCTGGGACCTGGCCCGCGACCCGCTGTCGCTGCACCGCCTGGAGGTGACGGGCGGGCTCCGGGCGGAGGAGTCCGCCGCGCTCCTGCGCCGCTTCTTCGCCGGCCGCCGCTGA
- a CDS encoding DUF2277 domain-containing protein, with amino-acid sequence MCRNITELRGLEPPATTDEVAAAALQYVRKVSGVRQPPPAAAAAFDAAVARVAQATAELLAE; translated from the coding sequence ATGTGCCGGAACATCACCGAGCTCCGCGGCCTCGAGCCGCCCGCCACGACCGACGAGGTCGCCGCCGCCGCGCTGCAGTACGTGCGCAAGGTCAGCGGGGTCCGCCAGCCGCCGCCCGCCGCGGCCGCCGCGTTCGACGCCGCCGTCGCACGGGTGGCCCAGGCGACCGCGGAGCTGCTCGCCGAGC